The Arvicola amphibius chromosome 11, mArvAmp1.2, whole genome shotgun sequence genomic interval AACAAGGGCATAAGTAACTGTATTTCCACTGGGAGGCACTAAAATCGTTGTCAAATTTTCTGATGTCTTGGTATTGCTgttgttttcaaatgtttgttttcacCTGTTTTGCCTTTTTGCTTAAAGCTGAGCAAATTGGAAAATTatggatatctgtgaattcagTTAGTAAACAACCCTTATCGTCATTACTTTCATTAAATTTCTTTCACTGTAgtgaattaaaaaatggggcgctgaactgaacagagaattctcaacagaagaagttcgaatggccaaaagacacttaaggtcatgctcaacctccctagctatcagggaaatgcaaatcaaaacaactttgagatatcatcttacacctgtcagattggctaaaatccaaaacaccaataataacctttgctggagaggttgtggggtaaggggcacactcatccattgctggtgggaatgcaaacttgtgcaaccactttggaaagcagtgtggcggtttctcaggaaattcgggatcaacctaccccaggacccagcaattccactcttgggaatctacccaagagatgcccaatcatacaacaaaagcatatgctcatctatgttcatagcagcattatttgtaatagccagatcctggaaacaacctagatgcccttcagtggaagaatggatgaagaaactgtggaatatatacatgctagaatactactcagcggtaaaaaacaatgacatcttgaattttgcaggcaaatggatggaaatagaaaacactattctgagtgaggtaacccagacccataaagatgaacatgggatgtactcactcatattcggtttctagccataattaaaggacatcgagcctataaatttgggatccttgagaagataataagaaggtgaactcccaaaaaaagatatagtaatcctcctggatattggaagtagacacgatcgccaggcaaaattgggaacttgagggttgggcaagactgggccaagggaagatggggagagaaaagtgtgaaggggagaacggggggagctcggaggaatggggtgcttgggatataggaagggtggatatgggagcagggaagcatatatcttaatttaaggagctacctgagggttgtcaagagacttgaccctagaggggttcccaggtttccagggagatgcccccagttagttccttgggcagctgaggagagggagcctgaaaaggccagttcctatagccatactgatgaatttcttgcatatcaccatagaacctccacctgacgatagatgaagaaaatgacagagccccacattggagcaccggactgagctcccaaggtcctgatgaggagcagaaggagagagaacatgagaaagaaagtcaggaccgtgagggaacctccagctggcgacagatggggaaggtgactgagccccacattggcgcactggactgagctcccaaggtcctgatgaggaacagaaggagcgagaacatgagggagaaagtcaggaacgagaggggtgcgttcactcatggagacggtgggacagaactaatgggagatcaccaactccagttggaatgggactgatggatcatgcaccaaacccgtctctctgaatgtggccaacagcgggggctgactgagaagcaaaggacaatggctctgggctctgattcttctgcatggacgggctctgtgggagccttctcagcttggtcgatcaccttcctggacctggggggagttgggaggaccttggtcttagcatagagtggggaaccctgatggctccttggccttgagagggagggaggggaggtatgcgtggaggggaggggagggaagggggagaaggaagggagggaggggggaggaggagggaaggagatggaaatttttaaatataaaaaaaaaccatgagaaaaaaaataaaataaaataaaaaaacaaaatacgaAAACAATACTATGAATAATTCTGACTCCCATATAGAGTTGGCTAGGTATCATCTCGGATTAGGAATCATTGTCTAAAAGAGAATGAagtttcagctttttaaaaattaaactgtaaTTGCCTAAAATCAGCTTCCATTTTCTCCCTAAAATCCATACTTCCCCTATTCCTtctcaaatcacacacacacacacacacacacacacacacacacacacacacacacacacacacacacggttaagTACATAAAGACAATCTGCTAAGTTCTTTTAGTGCTACTTCCACTATGTGATTCTAGGGCTGACAACTTGATATCAGATAGTCAATGAGGTTCACACCTGTTGttgaatattgctttaactatgtaaaggtgtgttacattggcttatgctgcatttgtttaactatgtaaagaagTGTTGCATTGGTTTTACTTGCCTGTATAAGGCACCTGATGGGTCTAGTAAAaaactgaatggtcaatagctaggcagtagaggggtAGGTGGGACTGGTGGGCAGACAGAATGAGTAGGATGAGGAATCTAGGCtccagagagaatgagggagaaagaaaggggcatGCCCAGGTCCAGCCAGTCAGGCATCCACCAGCCAAACAGACAGAGGGGAAGCAGGAAGTAGGACTTacagaatttaagaaatttaaaaagcctcaaggcaaaatgtagatgaagaaaaatggTTAAActaatttataagagctagtgggagaAGCATAAAATAAGGCCAAACATTCGtgaataataataagtctccatgttatgatttgggggctggcagtccagGAAAGCCTGCTACACATACCTGACTTGATCTTATTAAAGTTTAAATAAGGTTCAGATATTTTAGCTTTGGGACAATTTGTGGTGAAGATGTTAACCTTGGTGCCCAGTATACAGACAAGTATATTAGTAAGTAATAAGCAATAAATAGACTTCAGTTACAGTGAATGAAATAAATACTGATCTAATTCACaatgagaaaattgattttttgtATGAACAACACACAACTAAAACTTGTGACTGAAATACAGTTTAATGATCACTGCAAACAATTGCCATTACAgtgtttctccctcctctttcatcATCCCATTCCTGTCACTGCCTCGGGTCTCCTGCCCTTTAGATATAACAGCACTCACATCTTAGTACTGAACTATCAGGTTTGATTTCTCAGAGAGTATCTCTACTCAGGGTGTTAATGATGGCAACAAAATTAATATCTCCATTGTATTGAAttgaaaattatcaaaattaagtAGCTTCCCCAATATACTAACCCTATTTATTCTAACTTAAAATTAGGTTTACCCAAAGTTCAAATCATGTTTAAACagctctttaattttaaaatactttaaattataaCCTTTAGGTAGCATTGCTAGCTAACTGACTACCTAGCTATATGTACAAttgatttatagatttttttgtagCCAACTTATATACTTATCTATTATCCTCAAACCTGAATGTAAATACATTGGTGCTGTGGCAAATGATATGGCTCCATGAATTGCATTCTCTATGTGGTCGTGTGTAACTGGAACTCCTGCATTTCTGAGTCGGGTGACATAAATAAGCCCATCATCTCTTAGGATGTCATGTTCACATGTGATGACATAAGTTAATGGCAAATTTTGTAACTGGGTGTCATTGGCTAACAAAGGTGACATTCTTCTATCCAAAAATGctgtaaagaaaacattcaacttTCCAACAACGGGCTCCCTATAAACATGGTTCCTTTTATACTTCTCAGGAAGGAAGTCACTCCAGTTAACAAACTTGAACAAGTCTCTTGATCCTTCTGGCATGTGTTCATTTCTCAGTATTGCATTTACCACTTCTTTATCGTCTGTGAAATATAGTATTGACAACCTAATTGCTAACTTCCTTGACAAAAAGGGACCATTTTCACACTCTCGATAAGATGGCATCCCAATATCAATTGCCTGTAGTCCAGGATATATCATGACTTGTGCcttaattttgtttctgtattctggaTCATCCTGTAGCTGTAAACAAAATACATGATGAGTGTTAATGAGTCAATAGCTTTAACAAAAAAGAATTGGCAACTTTGTTTTAATGTCCTAAggcaaataaatttattaaactgAAACAGTATCTGAGTATTGCTCTCATAACATTTACTCATGGTTTGAGAAATGAGACTCTCATTCCACCTTCTTCACACTTGGCAGCCAAACAAGACCAAATGAGTTGGAGAATCCTACTGGAGATGGCAGAATGGCTATGTTTAATAATACTTTTAGTTTTTGGTGACAAGttgtttttatctatctatcacatGTTGTCCTCCTGTATTAGCCTCCCATGTGGTTTTAACCTAGGCATGTGTTATCATGCCCAGCTTCCTAATGTTGACATACAGGAATCTACAATAGAAGAAACAATGAATATAGTAAAACAGCATGTCAAAAACCCATTCAGATGGAGCATAAACATTTGTTGTTACATGTTGCAAACAATTCTATCATATGCCTCACCTTTAGCTACTAGTATTATAATATGACAGAAAACACAAGAATAATTTACAAAAGTcagaagagcagaagaaagtAATGACTGTTTCATGTGTAATCCGTCTCTACCGGAAACAGGAAGAGTCCTGAGCTTACAGTCATAAGAAGatcctttcctttcatttcctagTTAGTACACTGAAGGAGAGACCTTGCAGTGGGCCCTGGCAGCATGTGTGCTTCTATAGCCAAGTGCAGCATGTCTGCATCCCTCCACAGGAAGTTCAGGATGTGCTGAGAGCAAGATCATGCCCTCATCAGAAAGTGAATTTATATGAAATGAGAGGGATAGTTGAAATCTCAACAGCACATCACAAGGAAAGTATCTGACCAACTTCAAAATGCACAACACACCATAGGTACAAAGTCCTTAGCccggtggtggtagtgcatgcctttacccccagaactcgggaggaagaggtgggtggatctctgtgagttcaaggccaacctggtctacagagcaagttccaggacaagttccaaagctacagagaaacgttgttttgaaaagccaaaaaggaggaggaggaggaggaggaggaggaggaggaagaggaggaggaagaagaggaggaggaagaagaggaggaggaggaggaagaggaggaggaggaggaagaagaggaagaagaagaagaagaagaagaagaagaagaagaagaagaagaagaagaagaggaagaagaagaagaagaagaagaagaagaagaagaagaagaagaagaagaagaagaagaagaagaagaagaagaagaagaagcagaagtccTGCACTGCAAGTTCAGGAGGTAATAGAAAAAGTTTTCCCGCTCTTCTTCCCAGTGGCCTTAGGATGgtaattttccaaataaaatgccGTGTCTCAGAATGTTGAGAGAATAAGCAACTGTGAACACAACAGTAAAACTGAGACTGAGCCGAATAACTCTACCGCATATTAACAGTCATGGTCTCCACTTGAGTTAATGCCTCAGGTGATCTTCCATATAAAAACATGAATAGTCCCCAGTTGAGTTAGGGCCTATGGTTGATGCTTGAAGCAGGGAGATTATACTGCAGCTTAAACTTTCCATGTTTTATCAAGGTATAGGAGAAACTTATTAAGTGaaatctggggagatggctcagttggtaaaatctTTGCTAGAACAAGTCTATGGACAGCAACCCAAAAAGATACCTGGGCATAATGTCAGCATAGCCCCCAGTGATAGGATGAAGAAAGATATATCTCCTGACCTCACTGGCCATTTAATCTGATAGATAATTTAGGTAAGATCCAGGGACAGTGAAAATACTTGTAtgaaaaaatatgattttcaaggccaaactggtttGCTGGAAAGTTCCAGGCTCACAAacattacacagtgagactctattttggaaagaaaggggaaaaaaaaggatgaaaagtAAATAAGGGAACTGTTGACTTCCACATGATtaccacacatatgtacacacaagagcaaacacacacacacacacacacacactcacatgaatgtggatccacagagaaacaaaaaaagacaagaaaaaatgaattaaattgaaTTAAGAAATTAAGAGAGACTAGTGGCTTTCTTGGGAATACTTCAAGCTCCACAAActttaaatcaaaagaaacaaagacacagcAGTGTATTTATGggttagaaaatagaaaagagcCAAGGTAGAGAAGCCAAGTTTAAGTTtaagcacctacatggtggctaaaAATAGTCAGGACCTCCAGTTTCTGCAATTCCTCATCTTCATGGACATTGTATGcgcttggtgcacagacatacatgcagtcaaaaacactcatacacatacaagagataaagttaagtaaaaaaatttcaaagaaaaaataaaaacagaaagcaatgttgcatttatatgtttaaaaattaaggtcATTATAAATGTGGTTATCTACTTTCCGGTGAAAGGAATTGAAGTACAGATATGCTTAGGTCTCTAGTGTCAATGAATATTGTTAAATTCACCTAGCAAATAATATGTCTTAAACATCATTAAGTTCTTGATTTCACAAAGTCTCACTGCTCTCTAAGGAACTATTGTCAGTTGCTCCTCCTGGGAAAGAGAGacctggttttctttaaggatgtggctTCTAGGGGCTTGTCCACACTCTAGCATAAGGCCAAACATCAAGCATGTATGGGCAGCCCAAACTGTACTTGACAGCTATCCTGATTAGCTTTTGTCAGCTCAGCACAAGCTAGACATATCTGAGAAGAGAGAGCTATTTGGATTATGCCTCTGTAACATTGTCCTATGGAaaacctgtggggcattttcttaactaatgattGCTATAGGAGAGCCCACCCCATGGGAATGACAAAGCTCCTGGGGTTGTGGTCCTAAATATAACagagcagtctgagcaagccatgagaatcaagccagtaagcagcatttctccagaAATTTGAAAACCTCTTAGATGCTACTAGGGGCATTCAtgtgatattttgaattaagaaccACTAACGTGAAACTTTTGGTTTCCTGGGACAATCAGTATTGATTTCTTGGGATGAAGAATCAACTGTGATTCAGAAGAGACTAGCACTACTACTGTGTTGTGGAGCAATCTTTTTGTATAtagtgaagatgtgttgctctcattggctaataaagagctaactCATCAATAGCTACACAGGAAGAGGTGAGACAGGAGAGCCAGATGAGAGAACGCTGagaaaaaagaagggtggagttgccagcaagacatagaggaagcaacaTGGCCAATAAGGATAGGAGAGATGAGATAATAAACCCAGGAGACAAGAAGTAGATTGgttaaaaatgggttaaagttgtaagagttagttaggaaaaagcctaagctatcagtcaagcattcataattaataagtctcacTGTGGTGTTgcgtgatattttgtttgtgttttgaaaataaagcttgcttggagatcagagggcagaaatAGCCACTACATAATCGtagaagcagggcagtggtggctcacacctttactcccaCTACTTGGGTGGTGGAAACAGAAAGTGGTGaagtggaggtggagacaggatctctgccTGTCAGACTGAGTAACAAAAGAGGTAGGAAATAACTGGTGGCTTCTCCTGGGTCTTTGGTCTTCCAGGTTTTTACCCAAATATCTGACTCTTGGGATTTATTGATTAAGATAAATTAGATTAAcatttcagtgtggttatttgggagctggaaggtgggacagaaaattcCACTGATATCACTAAGTCCAAATCTTCTGGGAAGGGTTTGCTCAGAAGCAATACATAGCAGTTATAGTCCAGAGGGGGGCTAAGTTTCTACCTTCTGCTGGCCTCTGAACGTGGAATTATGTAATTTCCCATGTGGTACTGATTTTTGAAGGAATGAAGGGGTCGTGGGAAGCAACCAAGCTTTGGCAGGCACCATGAGGGCTTAGAGAAGCTTATGGTGATTATGAATCCTTAGTTGAAGGAGAAGCCCTGGGATTGATGGAGTTATGGGATTGAGTTTTAGAACCGTGTATCATGGACAAAGCACCTGAAGAGAGCAAATGAGCAGCTCTTACCAGGTGCAGTGGAGACCACACATTTTGGAAATGTCAGCATCATGGTCTTACCAACAAGAACAGCAGCAAGTGTGGGATTAAGACAGCCTGAGTCTATGAGACATATTACATGTGCTGTGGCCAGACCTTTGCAGCCTATATAGTGACCCTACAGTGTCTAACCCCAAGTTTTCCtattttagacttttgttttactttgttctgATTGAGACATTGCTCTAATTCTTCCTTCTTGGAATATGaaagtatttaattaatttattatcttATAGGAACCCACAGTAATAGACTTTGAAATTTCAGAAAACTGGCTATTTTAGAGTGACTGACCATCAACGTCTTTGAACTTGTAAAGACTGCGGGACTTTCAAAGTTGCAATGTGTTTAATATTGATATAACGATATTAATATGAGCTATTGGGCATAAACAAGAAAGGGAAGGTCACAGTTAAATAATGATGTGTTTGTGCATCAAGTTGACAAGTGTTCAGTAGCtctggctggtttttcttttcattttgttttgtaaatttgaAACAGGCTAGATTTATTTGAGAtgagagaacaataaagaaaatgactttgtAAGATTGGTCTGTGGGTGAGACTGTGAAGATTTTCTAAACAAATGATTGAAGTGCCCAGCCCACTATAGGAGGTTCTACCCCTGTACAAGTAATCCTAGATGATATAAgcaagcaggctgaacaagccaccAGGAATAAGTCACTGGGCACCATTCCTCCATTGCTTCTGCTTCGTGACTCTTGCTGTATGTCCTtgaaaaatgtattaaaacatCCTCACTTGTCTGCTCCACAGGGATAAACTCCTCTCGCTGCCATGGATTTTCTGCCTTCAGGTACTGTACTGTGTCAACCCATAAGCCCAAATAACTCATTTTCCATTTACCTTTTCTTATTAGGTCTTCTAGTCAGAAAGACAAGAAACTAATCAATTTGCATCAAGTACAGTGACATCAAATTCACACAAATTTTATAGTTTATCTTTGAAAAACTAGCAATAAAACTTATATTAAATAATCGTTCATAGTCattgctatatttttattaattaatacaaTAAGGAAGGCTGGATGGTATGACTATAGTCCAAGTAGCTGGGGTCTGATGGGGAGAGATTGCAAGTTTAAGGCATAGCCATATTACAGAACAAATTCAAATACAGCCTGGGATGCTTAACTAGAGACCAACTCTAGAAGAGCTTAAAATGAGGTAGTTCCATAATTCCATGGTAGATCATTTGTCTAGTGAGCATATATCCATAGATTCAGTGCTTACTaagtgtgcgtgcacacacacagagagtaggATTTTGAAATTCATATGCAACATCACCCAATTTCTTGATTAAAGCCACATCTAAATCTAAAATCATGCAAAATAATAAACTGATTTGGTTATGTTACATTTTATAGATTATAGTAAAAACATCATTCAAACACAATAACTAAACTTCTTCCTTTGTGTTAGGACTAAATTGTGCTGATTTCAATCATACATAAGACACATAACATACCAGTTGAGTCACTGATCCTGTCAAGGCACCCCCAGAGCTGTCTCCTGAAATAAAGATGTGAGCAGGATCCACTCTATATTTTTCAAGAACTTTATCCTGGAGAAAGAACTTGACCACACTAATACAATCTTCATGGGCAGCTGGGAATAGATCCTGAGGAGCAAGTCTGTAGCTTTAGAGGTaagtcaaacaaaaaagaaacaaagaacttaAGATACAGATGATTAGGCTCAAGTATCTAATTATCTCTAAATTTTACTAgcagatatataaatacaatttggCCCTATTTTGAATCTTTAAACCCATCAAATAAACCCAGACTTACTAATAAATGGcatctattttaaaacaagacATAGGTTCTAGTTTAAAGTGTCTTTGGTATTATAGCATGTATTTTCATCCTCAGGAAGCCTGTAACTTCACCAGGCCCTGGATGGAATTGGTGACTCAAAAGCAATTCATGTTCATTGATTAGATTATTCAAgaaatttaaaagcagaaaatctgAGGGCAAAGTGTTGGTAGTTGCCTTCAATTTGAAACTTATTTGTCCAAAATTTCACAGAATTGTAGAATTTCATTTCCTAAGCATGAGGATTTGAATTAAAATAAGCAGTTTGATATATGGATATGTAAGCTATATCAATGAGTATTACTAAAATACTGTTATTCTTAAGACAAAATATATCATATCTTTACGCCCTCATCCTTACCCCATCTCACTTTGCATTCTTTTGTAGAATCATGTCTCAATTAAACAGTCTCATTTTTTAAACTCTTACAATTAGGATGAAAATTCTTGAATTATTCATAGTTCTATAATAAACAATATTACTCAGTCCTTGTGAATTTTAAGATGTGTCTAAGTGTTTAAAAATAGCATAATATCAACCATGAAacatcaaaatataattttatttcaaggtGAAGAACAGAAGTTGCCTGCAATAATTTTAGAATCCTTAAACTAGATGTAACTTTACTCTCTTAAAATCTTATGTAAATTATAACGTGATAAAGTTGGTTAAATTATAATGATAAAGGCAAACTGATGTTACTACTGTAAGTTAGAAATTTCTCAAACATAAGTAATTCCACTTGATTTAAAGCAGTGGCTATGAGCACGACAGTACTGAACCCACTAGTTTATGCTATTTGACTCTATTATAGTGTCAGCCAAAAATCCTGATAATGATTCAGCAAAAATCTCCAATTTTGTAAATCCATTTCGATGCTATAAAATTGGCAGGGGAAAGCCAATTTTCTCCTACTTCATGATGAGCCATAAGAAGTATAGAATATACCCAAAAGGTCATAAAGCAATAAGCATGTATTCAACTTTCTGGTATATTGTTGAACATTTGAACAAAAGTCATGAATTAATAAGAGCTGTCATTGAAAAGGTTCTTGAGATGTTTGAGTGGTCCCAACATTTGTTCTAATTGATATTACTTGGCCCAATAATAACTCTAACATACATTGCTTTCTACCcctcatgatgtgggatttccctttgtatgctgtcactaccattaatgaataaagaactgctttggacctatagcagggcagaacttaggtaggcatggaagactaaactgaatgctgggagaaataagagcagagtcagagagaagccatgtagccctgctggagacagatgccaggtaAGACACAGCCACATTGTGAGACACAGATtaattaatagacatgggttaaattaatatgtgttagccaataagaagctagagataataggccaagcagtgatgtaattaatacagtttctgtgtgattatttcaga includes:
- the LOC119825898 gene encoding arylacetamide deacetylase-like 2 gives rise to the protein MGNKTLLFGLSCILLAYYTYIPIPENVEEPWKVRLIDILTKITTLTATVFEYTGLMKFEDLFFIITKTQYIEPISDENLTVIDTEFNNIPVRLYLPKRKSERQRPAVIYIHGGAFVTGSFKMRPYDFVNRMTASRLDAVVVAPDYRLAPQDLFPAAHEDCISVVKFFLQDKVLEKYRVDPAHIFISGDSSGGALTGSVTQLLQDDPEYRNKIKAQVMIYPGLQAIDIGMPSYRECENGPFLSRKLAIRLSILYFTDDKEVVNAILRNEHMPEGSRDLFKFVNWSDFLPEKYKRNHVYREPVVGKLNVFFTAFLDRRMSPLLANDTQLQNLPLTYVITCEHDILRDDGLIYVTRLRNAGVPVTHDHIENAIHGAISFATAPMYLHSGLRIIDKYISWLQKNL